The Vitis riparia cultivar Riparia Gloire de Montpellier isolate 1030 chromosome 3, EGFV_Vit.rip_1.0, whole genome shotgun sequence genome includes a region encoding these proteins:
- the LOC117910911 gene encoding protein SOMBRERO isoform X1 — translation MMPASGQLSVPPGFRFHPTDEELLHYYLRKKVSYEAIDLDVIREVDLNKLEPWDLKDKCRIGSGSQNEWYFFSHKDKKYPTGTRTNRATMAGFWKATGRDKAIHLSNSKRIGLRKTLVFYTGRAPHGQKTDWIMHEYRLDDDNADVQQEDGWVVCRVFKKKNHNRGFQSEAAQEEYLTHMRATGSALLEPKQNVQALYDFNFDGSMHLPQLLSPESAVPPSFISPLSLNTMDIECSQNLLRLTSTGCGLIQQERMNGDWSFLDKLLASHQSLDQHSQTKCHPSSQVVDHVGTSAQKFPFEYLGCETDILKFSK, via the exons ATGATGCCAGCAAGTGGACAGCTCTCAGTTCCTCCAGGCTTTCGATTCCACCCTACTGACGAAGAGCTTCTCCATTATTATTTAAGGAAGAAAGTCTCTTATGAAGCCATCGACCTTGATGTTATCAGGGAAGTGGATCTCAACAAGCTGGAGCCCTGGGACCTAAAAG ATAAATGCCGAATTGGATCAGGCTCTCAGAACGAGTGGTATTTCTTCAGCCACAAGGATAAGAAATACCCAACTGGAACTCGAACAAACCGAGCAACCATGGCTGGTTTTTGGAAGGCAACAGGGAGGGACAAGGCCATCCACCTTAGCAACTCCAAGAGGATTGGCCTGAGAAAAACCCTAGTCTTCTACACTGGGCGTGCTCCTCACGGCCAAAAGACTGACTGGATTATGCATGAGTATCGCCTGGATGATGACAATGCCGATGTTCAG CAGGAAGATGGCTGGGTGGTCTGCAGGgtatttaagaagaaaaatcataatAGAGGGTTTCAATCAGAAGCTGCTCAAGAAGAATACTTGACTCATATGAGAGCAACTGGGTCTGCTCTGTTGGAGCCAAAACAAAATGTGCAAGCACTCTACGATTTTAACTTTGATGGCTCCATGCATCTCCCGCAGTTGTTGAGTCCAGAATCAGCAGTGCCTCCATCCTTCATATCACCGCTCTCCTTGAACACTATGGACATCGAGTGTTCCCAGAACTTGTTGAGGTTAACATCAACTGGTTGTGGACTCATTCAACAGGAGAGGATGAATGGTGACTGGTCATTCTTGGACAAGTTGCTGGCATCCCATCAGAGCTTGGATCAGCACTCTCAAACCAAATGCCATCCTTCCTCGCAAGTCGTTGATCATGTGGGCACTTCAGCTCAGAAATTTCCGTTCGAATATCTTGGTTGTGAAACcgacattttgaaattttccaaGTAG
- the LOC117910911 gene encoding protein SOMBRERO isoform X2, producing MMPASGQLSVPPGFRFHPTDEELLHYYLRKKVSYEAIDLDVIREVDLNKLEPWDLKDKCRIGSGSQNEWYFFSHKDKKYPTGTRTNRATMAGFWKATGRDKAIHLSNSKRIGLRKTLVFYTGRAPHGQKTDWIMHEYRLDDDNADVQEDGWVVCRVFKKKNHNRGFQSEAAQEEYLTHMRATGSALLEPKQNVQALYDFNFDGSMHLPQLLSPESAVPPSFISPLSLNTMDIECSQNLLRLTSTGCGLIQQERMNGDWSFLDKLLASHQSLDQHSQTKCHPSSQVVDHVGTSAQKFPFEYLGCETDILKFSK from the exons ATGATGCCAGCAAGTGGACAGCTCTCAGTTCCTCCAGGCTTTCGATTCCACCCTACTGACGAAGAGCTTCTCCATTATTATTTAAGGAAGAAAGTCTCTTATGAAGCCATCGACCTTGATGTTATCAGGGAAGTGGATCTCAACAAGCTGGAGCCCTGGGACCTAAAAG ATAAATGCCGAATTGGATCAGGCTCTCAGAACGAGTGGTATTTCTTCAGCCACAAGGATAAGAAATACCCAACTGGAACTCGAACAAACCGAGCAACCATGGCTGGTTTTTGGAAGGCAACAGGGAGGGACAAGGCCATCCACCTTAGCAACTCCAAGAGGATTGGCCTGAGAAAAACCCTAGTCTTCTACACTGGGCGTGCTCCTCACGGCCAAAAGACTGACTGGATTATGCATGAGTATCGCCTGGATGATGACAATGCCGATGTTCAG GAAGATGGCTGGGTGGTCTGCAGGgtatttaagaagaaaaatcataatAGAGGGTTTCAATCAGAAGCTGCTCAAGAAGAATACTTGACTCATATGAGAGCAACTGGGTCTGCTCTGTTGGAGCCAAAACAAAATGTGCAAGCACTCTACGATTTTAACTTTGATGGCTCCATGCATCTCCCGCAGTTGTTGAGTCCAGAATCAGCAGTGCCTCCATCCTTCATATCACCGCTCTCCTTGAACACTATGGACATCGAGTGTTCCCAGAACTTGTTGAGGTTAACATCAACTGGTTGTGGACTCATTCAACAGGAGAGGATGAATGGTGACTGGTCATTCTTGGACAAGTTGCTGGCATCCCATCAGAGCTTGGATCAGCACTCTCAAACCAAATGCCATCCTTCCTCGCAAGTCGTTGATCATGTGGGCACTTCAGCTCAGAAATTTCCGTTCGAATATCTTGGTTGTGAAACcgacattttgaaattttccaaGTAG